The following are encoded in a window of Corynebacterium marinum DSM 44953 genomic DNA:
- a CDS encoding DUF1707 SHOCT-like domain-containing protein: MDDNLRLSDNERLTAMTTLASHFTQGRLDHEEFDDRSLAISRAKTRADMRPLFSDLPGQLEGALAEGAEAVAKQDEDEDIRELKEFRRSGRRVENLSGIIFGLTLVTFLVLTFVFHVSWAWLVWPSLIVTLPIPRLIHGFSDSDEKAYRELKEAEELSRKARLKRATERMKELEGE, translated from the coding sequence ATGGACGACAATCTCCGGCTGTCCGACAACGAGCGGCTCACCGCCATGACTACGCTGGCGTCGCACTTCACCCAGGGGCGTCTCGATCACGAGGAGTTCGACGATCGTTCCCTGGCCATCTCCCGGGCGAAGACGCGGGCCGACATGCGGCCGCTCTTCAGCGACCTGCCGGGGCAGTTGGAGGGGGCGCTGGCGGAGGGGGCGGAGGCCGTCGCGAAGCAGGACGAGGACGAGGACATCCGCGAGCTGAAGGAGTTCCGCCGGTCGGGCAGGAGGGTGGAGAATCTCAGCGGCATCATCTTCGGCCTGACGCTCGTGACCTTCCTCGTCCTCACCTTCGTGTTCCACGTCAGCTGGGCGTGGCTGGTGTGGCCTTCGCTGATCGTCACCCTGCCGATCCCGCGGTTGATCCACGGTTTCTCGGATTCGGATGAAAAAGCCTACCGGGAGCTGAAAGAAGCCGAGGAACTGTCCAGGAAAGCGCGTCTGAAGCGCGCCACGGAGCGGATGAAGGAGCTGGAGGGGGAGTAA
- a CDS encoding YccF domain-containing protein, which translates to MKLLLNILWFITGGFLLAAGYVLFGILACLLVVTIPAGVASFRMANYAVAPFGRSVVQPTGGVGGLSTVSNVIWFLVAGLWLAIGHITTAAAQAATIIGIPLAWANIKMIPVTCFPFGKEIVSSDRIPFGYEPMVRL; encoded by the coding sequence ATGAAGCTGCTGCTCAACATCCTCTGGTTCATCACCGGTGGTTTTCTTCTCGCCGCCGGTTACGTCCTCTTCGGCATCCTCGCCTGCCTGCTCGTGGTCACCATCCCGGCCGGTGTCGCTTCCTTCCGCATGGCCAACTACGCCGTCGCCCCGTTCGGCCGCTCCGTCGTCCAACCCACCGGCGGGGTCGGCGGCCTGTCGACCGTCAGCAACGTCATCTGGTTTCTCGTCGCCGGCCTGTGGCTGGCGATAGGCCATATCACCACCGCCGCCGCGCAGGCGGCCACCATCATCGGTATCCCGCTCGCCTGGGCGAACATCAAGATGATCCCCGTGACCTGCTTCCCTTTCGGGAAAGAGATCGTCTCCTCCGACCGGATCCCCTTCGGCTACGAGCCGATGGTCAGGCTTTAG
- a CDS encoding heavy-metal-associated domain-containing protein, whose product MTTPTALKKTTLRSDEFSCPSCVAKIETKLNGLDGVESAEVKFSSGRILVEHDPQKVSVRDLVGAVAEVGYTAKPSAI is encoded by the coding sequence ATGACCACCCCGACCGCCCTGAAGAAGACGACTCTCCGCTCCGATGAATTCTCCTGCCCCTCGTGCGTAGCCAAGATCGAGACCAAGCTCAACGGTCTGGACGGAGTGGAGTCCGCGGAGGTGAAGTTCTCCTCCGGCCGCATCCTGGTGGAACACGACCCGCAGAAAGTCAGCGTCCGCGACCTCGTCGGGGCGGTCGCGGAGGTCGGTTACACCGCCAAGCCCTCGGCGATCTAG